From Patescibacteria group bacterium, a single genomic window includes:
- a CDS encoding nucleoside triphosphate pyrophosphohydrolase — protein sequence MKYNKLVRDKIPEYIKSKGGVPVTHIANNEEYWTKLKEKLIEETSEFLTSETPGELADIYEVLDAIREFKDFKKEDVLELQKRKHTEKGGFKEKIILDES from the coding sequence ATGAAATACAACAAACTCGTCCGGGACAAAATCCCCGAATACATCAAAAGCAAAGGGGGAGTGCCTGTTACCCACATTGCCAACAACGAAGAATACTGGACAAAATTGAAAGAAAAACTGATAGAGGAAACAAGTGAATTTTTAACTTCAGAGACCCCGGGGGAATTGGCTGACATTTACGAGGTTTTGGATGCCATCCGCGAATTTAAGGATTTTAAAAAAGAAGATGTTCTGGAATTACAAAAACGCAAACATACAGAAAAGGGCGGTTTTAAGGAAAAAATCATCCTTGACGAATCATAG
- a CDS encoding DUF3850 domain-containing protein: MSTINKKIWPEYFDAVASGKKKFELRLNDFDVNEGDTLILEEWNPETKEYTGRKIEKKVTYVGKFKIDKLFWPEEEIKEKGIQIISLE, translated from the coding sequence ATGTCCACAATAAATAAAAAAATTTGGCCGGAATATTTTGACGCAGTGGCTTCAGGTAAAAAGAAATTTGAGCTTCGTCTTAATGATTTTGATGTCAATGAAGGAGATACACTAATTTTGGAAGAATGGAATCCTGAAACAAAAGAATATACCGGTAGAAAAATTGAGAAAAAAGTAACCTATGTTGGAAAATTCAAAATAGATAAATTATTTTGGCCGGAAGAAGAAATAAAAGAGAAGGGGATACAAATTATTTCATTAGAATAA
- the secD gene encoding protein translocase subunit SecD: protein MAVKNQPKKQVSKTSLRWRVFGIFILVVVCLLIVLPTYANKGLNWINKNANLGLPTLSEKGFNLGLDLQGGAHLIYQADTSILPAGQDKTAAVEGVRDVIERRVRGGLGVSEPLVQTTKVGNDFRIIVDLPGVTDVNQAIKMIGETPILEFKEQSNEPQRKLTVAEQKQLTDYNAAAQKKAQQALNDLNKGLSFTDAVTKYSEDVTTTLERGGEGLISSQTLPELYTWADTHKNGEISKTIIKTADGLNIVKLISPTTTIENGTSTKVFDIARVFIRTKTESDIVPPSDQWKGTGLSGKQLSKAAVVQDPNTSQVQVSLQFNSEGTKLFADITKKNVGKPVAIFLDGEPISTPVVNEPILNGNAVISGNFTLQDAKLLAQRLNSGALPVPVQLISQETVDATLGVSSLNKSFYAGIIGLIAVLMFMVIYYRFPGVLAALALGVYALLSLAIFKLIGVTLTLSGIAGFILSIGMAVDANVLIFERLKEELRMGKSLRPAMEEAFIRAWPSIRDSNITTLLSCVFLIWMGTGFVQGFAVVLAIGILASMFSAITVTRTLMRFVAPWFKEEGNRLFLGYKKSI from the coding sequence ATGGCCGTAAAAAATCAACCAAAAAAGCAGGTTTCCAAAACCAGTTTAAGGTGGCGCGTTTTCGGTATTTTTATTCTGGTAGTTGTTTGTTTGTTAATTGTTTTGCCAACCTATGCCAATAAAGGGCTAAATTGGATAAATAAAAACGCCAATTTGGGTTTGCCCACTCTGTCGGAAAAGGGCTTTAATCTTGGTTTGGATCTGCAGGGCGGCGCGCATCTGATTTATCAGGCCGACACTTCAATTTTACCGGCCGGACAAGACAAAACCGCAGCCGTGGAAGGCGTCAGGGATGTGATTGAAAGGCGCGTGCGCGGCGGACTGGGCGTGTCCGAACCACTGGTGCAAACCACCAAAGTCGGCAATGATTTTAGAATTATAGTTGATTTGCCGGGCGTCACCGATGTCAATCAGGCCATAAAAATGATCGGTGAAACTCCGATTTTGGAATTTAAAGAACAAAGCAATGAGCCACAAAGAAAACTAACCGTGGCCGAGCAAAAACAACTGACTGACTATAATGCTGCGGCGCAAAAAAAGGCCCAGCAAGCGCTTAACGATTTAAATAAGGGCTTGAGTTTTACTGATGCGGTGACCAAGTATTCCGAAGACGTCACTACCACGCTTGAAAGAGGCGGTGAGGGTTTAATAAGTTCCCAAACTTTACCCGAACTATACACCTGGGCCGATACGCATAAAAACGGAGAAATAAGCAAAACAATCATCAAGACCGCTGACGGGCTAAATATTGTAAAATTAATTTCCCCAACCACGACCATAGAGAATGGCACTTCTACAAAAGTATTTGATATTGCCAGAGTATTTATTAGAACAAAAACTGAATCTGACATTGTTCCGCCGTCTGACCAATGGAAAGGCACTGGCTTGTCCGGAAAACAATTGAGCAAAGCGGCGGTGGTGCAAGACCCCAACACCAGCCAGGTTCAGGTGAGTTTACAGTTTAACAGCGAGGGAACCAAATTGTTTGCCGACATCACCAAAAAAAATGTCGGTAAGCCGGTGGCGATATTTTTAGACGGAGAGCCGATCAGCACTCCGGTAGTAAACGAGCCGATTTTAAATGGCAATGCCGTGATTTCCGGAAATTTTACTTTGCAAGACGCTAAATTATTGGCCCAAAGGTTAAACTCCGGCGCTCTGCCCGTGCCGGTTCAACTTATCAGTCAGGAAACAGTTGACGCGACCCTGGGTGTGAGTTCTTTGAATAAAAGTTTTTACGCGGGCATTATCGGCTTGATTGCGGTTTTGATGTTTATGGTAATTTATTACCGTTTCCCTGGGGTGTTGGCCGCGCTGGCTCTTGGCGTCTATGCTCTTTTGAGTTTAGCTATTTTCAAACTCATCGGGGTTACTTTGACGCTTTCCGGTATTGCCGGTTTTATCTTGTCCATAGGCATGGCCGTAGATGCGAATGTGCTGATTTTTGAACGTCTTAAAGAAGAACTCCGGATGGGTAAAAGTTTAAGGCCGGCAATGGAGGAGGCGTTCATTAGAGCTTGGCCGTCAATTCGTGATAGTAACATAACTACATTGTTGAGTTGCGTATTTTTGATATGGATGGGTACGGGTTTTGTTCAGGGGTTCGCGGTGGTACTGGCGATCGGTATTTTAGCAAGTATGTTTTCAGCCATAACCGTTACGCGCACGTTAATGAGATTTGTCGCGCCCTGGTTTAAAGAAGAAGGAAACAGATTATTTTTGGGTTATAAAAAATCTATATGA
- a CDS encoding glycosyltransferase family 4 protein has protein sequence MKIAMIGQKGIPFDKDGGGIERHVEELSVRLAAAGHSVSAYIRPRFLKQEIKEYKGVKLIPLPSIPTKNFDTITYTLFASIHVLFQKVDVIHYHGVGPSTLAWIPRLFKPKARVIVTFHSIDRFHKKWGWFARLYLGWGEWTACHYPHKTIVVSHSLHEYCLDRFKKETVYIPNGVSVSKVNTNEKIQKFGLGYEDYILTVARLVKHKGIHYLIEAYKKIEQHFGTDANNWPGGQIKKLVIVGAPSFTQDYFQYLKKLSAGNPNIIFVGFQTGVTLAQLYANAYLYVHPSEAEGLSVSILEAMSHGRCVLTSNIPENLEIIDHGGYSFESKNIDDLYEKLAYLLDFDEAVKRRGEHGLEFIRENFDWDDITKEVQNVYSC, from the coding sequence ATGAAAATAGCCATGATCGGCCAAAAGGGGATTCCCTTTGATAAAGACGGAGGCGGAATTGAAAGGCATGTGGAGGAACTTTCGGTGCGTCTGGCCGCAGCCGGGCATTCTGTTTCCGCATATATCCGGCCGAGATTTTTAAAACAGGAAATCAAAGAATATAAAGGCGTCAAATTGATTCCACTCCCGTCCATTCCGACCAAAAATTTTGACACCATCACTTATACCCTGTTCGCCAGCATCCATGTTTTGTTTCAAAAAGTTGATGTGATTCATTATCACGGCGTGGGCCCATCCACTTTGGCTTGGATACCAAGATTGTTCAAGCCCAAAGCCAGGGTGATAGTCACCTTCCACAGCATTGACCGCTTTCATAAAAAATGGGGGTGGTTTGCGCGCTTGTATTTGGGCTGGGGCGAGTGGACCGCCTGTCACTATCCGCATAAAACCATCGTGGTTTCGCATTCCCTCCACGAATATTGTTTGGATAGATTTAAAAAAGAAACGGTTTATATCCCGAACGGTGTCAGCGTTTCCAAAGTAAACACCAATGAAAAAATCCAAAAATTCGGTTTGGGCTATGAAGATTATATTCTAACAGTCGCGCGGTTGGTCAAACATAAAGGCATACATTATTTAATTGAGGCCTATAAAAAAATAGAACAGCATTTCGGCACTGACGCGAATAATTGGCCGGGCGGGCAGATTAAAAAATTGGTCATTGTGGGCGCCCCCAGTTTTACCCAGGATTATTTCCAGTATTTGAAAAAGCTGTCCGCCGGCAATCCCAATATTATTTTTGTCGGCTTTCAAACTGGTGTCACTCTGGCCCAGTTATACGCCAATGCCTACTTATACGTTCATCCTTCAGAGGCCGAAGGTCTGTCCGTGTCCATTTTGGAAGCCATGAGCCATGGCCGTTGTGTTTTAACCAGCAATATCCCCGAGAATTTGGAGATTATTGATCATGGCGGATATTCATTTGAATCAAAAAACATTGATGATTTGTATGAAAAATTGGCTTATTTGCTGGATTTTGATGAAGCAGTGAAGCGCCGTGGCGAGCATGGACTTGAGTTTATCAGGGAAAATTTTGACTGGGATGACATAACCAAAGAGGTACAGAATGTGTACTCTTGCTAA
- a CDS encoding DUF6580 family putative transport protein: MKNQLFNMKKYIPIYILIILAIAARLIPHPANFTPIAAIALFAGIYLPKKWALVVPLVGMFISDIFIGFYNLPTMATVYACFIVSALIGIWVSKNKKFRTILGGTLLGSVIFFIFTNLAVWIFGTMYAHNLNGLFQCFYMALPFFRNSLAGDLFYTGVLVGGMELVIRTLALRAEARL; encoded by the coding sequence ATGAAAAATCAACTTTTTAACATGAAAAAATACATACCAATCTATATATTAATAATTCTGGCCATAGCCGCCCGTTTAATCCCGCATCCGGCCAATTTTACCCCCATCGCGGCCATTGCTTTGTTTGCCGGAATTTATCTGCCCAAAAAATGGGCGCTAGTTGTGCCGCTCGTTGGTATGTTCATCAGCGACATTTTTATCGGTTTCTACAACCTGCCAACAATGGCCACGGTTTATGCTTGCTTTATAGTTTCCGCCTTAATCGGCATTTGGGTCAGCAAAAACAAAAAATTCCGCACCATACTGGGCGGAACTTTGCTCGGCAGTGTTATATTCTTTATCTTCACCAATCTGGCGGTCTGGATATTCGGCACAATGTACGCGCACAACCTCAACGGACTTTTCCAATGCTTTTATATGGCTCTCCCCTTCTTCAGAAACAGTTTGGCCGGCGATCTGTTCTATACTGGGGTCTTGGTTGGCGGCATGGAGCTTGTTATCCGTACATTGGCTCTTCGGGCGGAAGCTCGTCTTTAG
- the secA gene encoding preprotein translocase subunit SecA, translating to MSFLSKIFGDPNAAVIKEIQPIVEKINSLEAEVSKLSLDGLKAKTDEFKARLVKGETLDDILPEAFAVVRETSKRLTGMRHFDVQLIGGIVLHRGQISEMATGEGKTLVATLPVYLNALTGKGVHLVTVNDYLAKRDAVWMGQIYDALGLSVGIIQQQLISYKYSSTPIHSAEALAEGSAADKERDKKGAFKVESEYLQPCSRQEAYRCDITYGTNNEFGFDYLRDNMVQNLSEMSQRPFYYAIVDEVDSILIDEARTPLIISAPAEEAADMYYKFAGLVRRLTLDEDYNVDEKMRSATLTEAGLAKMEKWLGIPNIYAEGGMSMVHHLEQALRAHALFVRDRDYIVENGEVIIVDEFTGRKMPGRRYSEGLHQAIEAQENVRIQNESQTMATITFQNYFRLYEKLSGMTGTAVTEAEEFGKIYKLEVVVIPQNKPSRRLNNPDRIYRTADAKYKAIAMKVKELQAKGQPVLIGTVSVDKNEELSLYLEREGITHEILNAKNHEREGEIIAQAGKPGRVTLATNMAGRGVDIILGGNPPDAGDAEKVKAAGGLFVLGTERHESRRIDNQLRGRAGRQGDPGESQFFLCTEDDLMRIFAGDRIKSVMTTLKVPEDMPIEQGMITRIIESAQKKVEGLHFDTRKHLLEYDDVLNRHREVIYGKRREILQVFDTEKSGTMAAGMKTLQDLILEMVEQEIEQVVSFHTNTEDRKDWNIKEIIETASTIFALSGEEQNKIEELSGARGEAKLDDVQTRTNIIEYLTDLAKQKYETQLIKAVPDKQMLYEIEKQVLLRGIDNLWVEHLVAVDYLRTGIGLRGYGQHDPLVEYKKETFHMFNELLNLIQKEVVYLIYKVNFGIQMAPSVMNRRNNLILSGAETESVPVAAGKMKDDAGKVIGRNDPCPCGKKNSDGKPIKYKHCHGA from the coding sequence ATGTCATTTTTGTCTAAAATTTTTGGCGATCCGAACGCGGCGGTTATCAAAGAAATCCAGCCGATTGTTGAAAAGATAAATTCTTTGGAAGCGGAGGTTTCCAAGTTGAGTTTGGATGGGCTGAAGGCCAAAACCGATGAATTTAAGGCCCGTTTGGTCAAAGGCGAGACCCTGGACGATATTTTACCGGAGGCGTTTGCCGTTGTCCGGGAAACTTCAAAGCGTTTGACCGGCATGCGCCATTTTGACGTGCAGTTAATTGGCGGCATTGTTTTGCATCGCGGCCAGATTTCGGAAATGGCCACCGGTGAAGGAAAAACTTTGGTGGCCACTTTGCCAGTGTATTTGAATGCCTTAACCGGTAAGGGCGTGCATCTGGTGACTGTCAACGATTATTTGGCCAAACGCGACGCGGTTTGGATGGGACAGATTTATGACGCGCTTGGGCTTTCCGTGGGCATAATTCAACAGCAATTGATTTCATATAAATACAGTTCCACGCCGATTCATAGCGCCGAAGCTTTGGCCGAGGGCAGTGCGGCTGATAAAGAGCGGGATAAAAAAGGCGCTTTTAAAGTTGAATCAGAATATTTACAGCCCTGTTCGCGCCAGGAAGCATACCGGTGCGACATTACTTATGGCACCAATAATGAATTTGGTTTTGATTATTTGCGCGACAACATGGTGCAGAATTTAAGCGAAATGTCGCAGAGACCGTTTTATTATGCCATCGTTGATGAAGTTGACTCCATTTTAATAGATGAAGCGCGCACGCCGCTTATTATTTCCGCGCCGGCCGAAGAAGCGGCTGATATGTATTACAAATTCGCGGGCTTGGTGCGCCGTTTGACCTTGGATGAGGACTATAACGTTGATGAAAAAATGCGGTCTGCCACTTTGACCGAAGCCGGTTTGGCCAAAATGGAAAAATGGCTGGGCATTCCAAACATTTACGCCGAAGGCGGCATGAGCATGGTCCATCATTTGGAGCAGGCCCTGCGCGCCCATGCTTTGTTTGTGCGCGACCGCGATTACATCGTTGAAAACGGCGAAGTGATTATCGTTGATGAATTTACCGGCCGCAAAATGCCCGGACGTAGATATAGCGAGGGCTTGCATCAGGCCATTGAAGCGCAGGAAAATGTGAGGATCCAGAATGAGAGCCAGACCATGGCCACGATTACTTTTCAAAATTATTTCCGCTTGTACGAGAAATTGTCCGGTATGACCGGCACGGCCGTGACCGAAGCCGAAGAATTCGGCAAGATTTATAAACTGGAAGTGGTGGTTATTCCGCAAAACAAACCCAGTCGCCGATTAAATAATCCGGATAGAATATACAGAACCGCGGATGCGAAATATAAAGCGATTGCCATGAAAGTGAAAGAATTGCAGGCCAAGGGCCAGCCGGTTTTAATCGGTACGGTTTCGGTTGATAAAAATGAGGAATTGAGTTTGTATCTGGAGAGAGAGGGGATTACACATGAAATTTTAAACGCCAAAAACCATGAACGTGAAGGAGAAATTATCGCCCAGGCCGGCAAACCGGGTCGGGTAACTTTAGCCACGAACATGGCCGGCCGCGGCGTTGATATTATTTTAGGCGGCAACCCTCCGGATGCCGGTGATGCCGAGAAGGTGAAAGCTGCCGGCGGTTTGTTTGTTTTGGGCACCGAGCGCCATGAGAGCCGGCGTATTGACAACCAGTTGCGCGGACGCGCCGGACGCCAAGGGGACCCGGGCGAGTCGCAATTTTTCTTATGCACCGAAGATGATCTGATGAGAATTTTTGCCGGCGATCGCATAAAATCGGTGATGACCACTTTGAAAGTGCCGGAGGATATGCCGATTGAACAGGGGATGATCACCCGTATTATTGAATCCGCCCAGAAAAAAGTTGAGGGTCTGCATTTTGACACCCGCAAACATTTATTGGAATATGACGACGTTTTAAACCGCCACCGCGAGGTGATCTACGGCAAGCGCCGCGAGATCTTGCAAGTTTTTGATACTGAAAAATCCGGCACAATGGCTGCAGGCATGAAAACCTTGCAGGATTTGATTCTGGAAATGGTTGAACAGGAAATTGAACAGGTGGTTTCTTTCCACACCAATACTGAAGACAGGAAAGATTGGAATATAAAAGAAATTATTGAAACCGCTTCCACGATTTTTGCGCTTTCCGGTGAAGAGCAAAATAAAATTGAGGAGTTGTCCGGCGCGCGCGGAGAAGCCAAGCTTGATGATGTGCAAACCCGCACCAATATAATTGAATACCTTACCGATTTAGCCAAGCAAAAATATGAAACCCAACTGATCAAAGCCGTGCCTGACAAACAGATGCTTTATGAAATTGAAAAGCAGGTTTTGCTTCGCGGAATTGATAATTTGTGGGTGGAGCATTTGGTGGCGGTTGATTATCTGCGCACCGGCATCGGCCTGCGCGGTTACGGCCAGCACGATCCGCTGGTGGAATACAAAAAAGAGACCTTCCACATGTTTAATGAGCTTCTGAATTTAATCCAGAAAGAAGTTGTTTATTTGATTTACAAAGTTAATTTTGGCATCCAGATGGCGCCGTCGGTGATGAACAGGCGCAATAATTTGATTTTGAGCGGTGCCGAAACCGAATCTGTGCCCGTGGCCGCCGGAAAAATGAAAGATGACGCAGGCAAGGTTATTGGTCGAAATGATCCGTGTCCGTGTGGCAAAAAAAATTCTGACGGAAAACCGATAAAATATAAGCACTGCCACGGAGCATAG
- a CDS encoding LamG domain-containing protein produces the protein MKIVMYKFRFTILSVLVALVWVFLPLKTSALVISKTPANSLQTGLVGWWTFDGKDWASSLITKDKSVFNNNGTLIGGVAKVNGKIGQAINFTGTGTDYMSLGATTPSSLQNLPLGDFTACAWVYPKSQGKNNLGTIFDNYITPNGGWALLLVPNYALQLSIDYQGGTGNVYAHSLDNAITPRVWQHLCMVFNISTKRGRLFKNGIQLSLNGDVAGGTSYANDATHEFRIGNQSNTTDRTFDGKMDDVRIYSRALSTTEIQELYKQGGGVINKTDLIKAQLRTGLVGQLTFDGKDFSDATHAIDKSGRGNTGTLNGTLRKVNGKIGQALSFPGLATANITMADSAILNPGSGDYTVSTWFKYYGIVDTAHPAFIYNDYGSNTNNLVNLSIEYPSNQLRATYRDGSGNDILVLGVGPTVNDSKWHHVVWTKNNKTGYLYLDGVFITSDTDSLVGTITTNDANPPMVGRYSQDANNIGMFWGLMDDFRIYSRALSASEVQELYKQGGGKINKTDLVKAQLRTGLVGHWTFDGKDWASNILTLDKSGSNNNGILNGGVTKVNGKIGQAVKFDGSTGYINGGATGIIANNNYTYATWVKFKTLPADGTYYTVIGVTEGDQNFLMANNYNVTWHYTGFGCGSYYNASFGDQAGYNGVLPSINKWYHVACVRNTATNKISLYINGVLSSSTTLSSPTAYYGATQAVYIGRRIAGPGYEGYFNGWFDDARIYNRALSATEVYELYRMGK, from the coding sequence ATGAAAATAGTTATGTATAAATTCCGTTTTACAATTTTGTCTGTATTGGTCGCTCTTGTCTGGGTATTTTTGCCGCTCAAAACTTCTGCCCTCGTTATTTCTAAAACTCCGGCCAACAGTTTGCAAACCGGCCTGGTGGGCTGGTGGACTTTTGATGGAAAGGATTGGGCGTCTTCCCTGATTACTAAGGATAAAAGTGTGTTTAATAATAACGGAACTTTGATCGGAGGAGTGGCAAAAGTGAATGGAAAAATCGGGCAGGCCATTAATTTTACAGGTACTGGCACAGATTACATGTCTTTAGGTGCAACCACACCATCATCATTGCAAAATTTGCCATTAGGAGATTTTACTGCTTGTGCGTGGGTGTATCCCAAATCACAAGGAAAAAACAATCTGGGAACCATATTTGATAATTATATTACTCCAAATGGCGGATGGGCTTTGTTGTTGGTTCCTAATTATGCTCTTCAACTATCAATTGATTATCAGGGTGGTACCGGAAATGTTTATGCCCATAGTTTGGATAATGCTATAACACCAAGGGTGTGGCAACATCTTTGTATGGTTTTTAATATAAGCACTAAACGTGGACGGTTATTTAAAAATGGCATACAACTATCATTGAATGGTGACGTTGCCGGTGGAACCAGCTATGCGAACGACGCGACCCATGAGTTCCGCATCGGTAATCAATCAAATACAACAGACCGTACCTTTGACGGGAAAATGGATGATGTCCGCATCTACTCTCGCGCCCTGTCCACAACGGAAATCCAAGAACTATATAAACAAGGCGGGGGAGTGATAAACAAAACCGATTTGATTAAAGCGCAACTTCGCACTGGGTTGGTTGGCCAATTGACTTTTGATGGTAAGGATTTTTCTGATGCAACTCATGCCATTGATAAGAGTGGAAGAGGCAATACAGGCACGCTGAATGGCACTTTGAGGAAAGTTAATGGAAAAATTGGACAAGCGTTAAGTTTTCCCGGACTGGCCACGGCCAATATTACAATGGCCGATTCTGCAATCCTTAATCCCGGAAGTGGTGATTACACTGTAAGTACGTGGTTTAAATATTACGGAATAGTTGATACTGCTCACCCTGCTTTTATTTATAATGATTACGGTAGTAATACAAATAATTTAGTGAATTTGTCAATTGAGTATCCCAGTAATCAACTTAGAGCAACTTATAGAGACGGAAGCGGAAACGACATTCTTGTTCTCGGTGTTGGTCCAACAGTAAATGACAGCAAGTGGCATCATGTTGTCTGGACAAAAAATAACAAAACCGGTTATCTGTATCTTGATGGAGTGTTTATAACATCCGACACTGACAGTTTAGTTGGGACAATTACCACCAACGACGCCAACCCGCCGATGGTCGGTCGCTACTCGCAAGATGCTAATAATATAGGGATGTTTTGGGGTTTGATGGATGACTTTCGCATCTACTCCCGTGCTCTGTCCGCCTCTGAAGTTCAAGAACTATACAAACAAGGCGGAGGAAAGATAAACAAAACCGACTTGGTTAAGGCGCAACTGCGCACTGGGTTGGTTGGCCACTGGACTTTTGATGGAAAAGATTGGGCTTCAAATATTTTAACTTTGGATAAAAGCGGGTCCAATAATAACGGCATTTTGAATGGGGGAGTTACAAAAGTTAATGGCAAAATCGGACAGGCGGTGAAGTTTGATGGGAGTACCGGATATATAAATGGTGGTGCTACCGGAATAATTGCAAACAATAACTACACTTATGCGACCTGGGTTAAATTTAAAACTCTTCCGGCGGACGGTACTTACTATACGGTAATTGGCGTAACCGAAGGTGATCAAAATTTTTTAATGGCAAATAATTATAATGTCACCTGGCATTACACCGGATTTGGCTGTGGCAGTTACTACAACGCCAGCTTCGGCGACCAAGCCGGGTATAATGGAGTACTGCCGAGCATTAACAAATGGTATCATGTTGCGTGCGTTAGAAATACAGCCACCAATAAAATAAGTTTATATATCAATGGCGTGCTTTCTAGTTCTACTACTCTTTCCAGCCCAACCGCGTATTATGGCGCCACGCAAGCAGTTTATATTGGTCGCAGAATAGCCGGGCCGGGGTATGAGGGGTACTTTAATGGTTGGTTTGATGATGCCCGCATCTACAACCGCGCCCTGTCCGCTACCGAGGTTTATGAGTTATATAGGATGGGGAAATAA
- the secF gene encoding protein translocase subunit SecF codes for MIPFIKYSKIWLAISGLVALVCIVFLFMWQLKLGIDFTGGSLMQVSFSQNTPPMEDLQKSLEAMGLHNSVIQTVGDKGVLFRTNFLSEDEHQNVLKTLRTEYQKEGNTLTEVSFETIGSSVSQQLRSRAVWAIIFVNIGIILYVAYAFRKVSRPVASWKYGLLAIVALLHDVLLVMGVFALLGHLQGVEIDVAFVVAILTVLGYSVNDTIVVYDRIRENLIRKSSADFAETVNTGLNETLMRSINTTLKTMLPLFALYFLGGSTLHNFTLALLIGIASGAYSSIFIASPLLVIVHKWQLRRQVA; via the coding sequence ATGATTCCATTTATAAAATATTCCAAAATTTGGCTGGCGATTAGCGGCCTAGTCGCTCTGGTTTGTATTGTATTTTTATTCATGTGGCAATTGAAGCTGGGAATTGATTTTACCGGCGGGTCACTGATGCAGGTTTCTTTCAGTCAAAATACGCCGCCAATGGAAGATTTGCAGAAAAGTTTGGAAGCAATGGGGTTGCATAATTCCGTCATTCAAACCGTAGGGGACAAGGGTGTGTTGTTTAGAACGAATTTTTTAAGCGAAGATGAACATCAGAATGTTTTGAAGACCTTGAGAACCGAATATCAAAAAGAGGGGAATACGCTTACTGAAGTCAGCTTTGAAACCATCGGTTCTTCGGTTAGCCAACAGTTGAGATCAAGAGCGGTTTGGGCTATTATCTTTGTTAATATCGGTATAATCCTTTACGTGGCTTACGCCTTTAGAAAGGTGTCTCGACCCGTCGCCAGTTGGAAATACGGCTTGTTGGCCATCGTGGCTCTGCTCCATGATGTTTTGCTCGTTATGGGCGTCTTCGCTCTCCTGGGTCATTTACAGGGTGTTGAAATAGATGTGGCTTTTGTGGTCGCTATTCTTACGGTTTTGGGGTATTCCGTAAATGACACTATAGTCGTTTACGACAGAATCAGAGAAAATTTAATTCGCAAGAGTTCCGCGGATTTTGCCGAAACCGTTAATACCGGTTTGAATGAAACCCTGATGAGGTCTATAAACACAACTCTAAAGACAATGTTGCCTTTATTTGCTTTGTATTTCTTGGGCGGTTCCACTTTACATAACTTTACCCTTGCCTTACTCATCGGCATTGCCAGCGGGGCCTATTCTTCAATCTTTATTGCCAGTCCGCTTCTGGTCATAGTTCATAAGTGGCAATTACGCAGACAAGTCGCCTAA
- a CDS encoding DUF4430 domain-containing protein has translation MKKILWLLVLVILAGGAYYLATNRTANPTVNPAVNQVQNLTVTTTIELNGKTYSYPSTMPEGSTAADLITKVAADNGIDLQTKDYPSMGLLVQQIMNVAGDDKTQTYWIYYINGESAQVGISQYKLKQGDTITWKYEKSTF, from the coding sequence ATGAAAAAAATCCTTTGGTTATTGGTTCTGGTCATATTAGCCGGCGGCGCGTATTACTTGGCCACAAATCGTACTGCCAACCCAACCGTAAATCCAGCTGTAAACCAGGTGCAAAACTTAACCGTTACCACCACCATTGAATTAAACGGCAAAACCTACTCTTACCCCAGCACCATGCCGGAGGGCAGCACGGCCGCTGATCTAATCACCAAAGTGGCCGCGGACAACGGCATTGACCTGCAAACAAAGGATTACCCAAGCATGGGACTTTTGGTGCAACAAATCATGAATGTGGCCGGAGATGACAAAACCCAAACCTATTGGATATACTACATAAACGGAGAGAGTGCTCAAGTCGGCATCTCGCAATATAAGCTGAAACAAGGAGACACCATCACTTGGAAATATGAAAAATCAACTTTTTAA